Proteins from a genomic interval of Streptomyces sp. NBC_00820:
- a CDS encoding electron transfer flavoprotein subunit alpha/FixB family protein produces the protein MAEVLVYVDHVDGAVRKPTLELLTLARRIGEPVAVALGNGAADTAATLAEHGAVKVLTHDASEYADYLVVPKVEALQAAYDAVSPAAVLVPSSAEGKEIAARLALRIGSGIITDAIDLEAGDEGPVATQSVFAASFTTKSRVIKGTPVITVKPNSAAVEAAPAAGAVEALSVTFSDKATGTKVTARTPRESTGRPELTEAAIVVSGGRGVNGAENFSIIEALADSLGAAVGASRAAVDAGWYPHTNQVGQTGKSVSPQLYIANGISGAIQHRAGMQTSKTIVAVNKDAEAPIFELVDYGVVGDLFDVVPQLTDEIKARKG, from the coding sequence ATGGCTGAAGTCCTCGTCTACGTCGACCACGTGGACGGTGCCGTCCGCAAGCCGACCCTCGAGCTGCTGACCCTGGCCCGCCGCATCGGCGAGCCCGTCGCCGTCGCCCTCGGCAACGGCGCCGCCGACACCGCCGCCACGCTCGCCGAGCACGGCGCGGTGAAGGTCCTGACCCACGACGCCTCCGAGTACGCCGACTACCTCGTCGTGCCGAAGGTCGAGGCCCTCCAGGCCGCCTACGACGCCGTCTCCCCGGCGGCCGTGCTGGTCCCGTCCTCCGCCGAGGGCAAGGAGATCGCCGCCCGTCTGGCGCTGCGCATCGGTTCCGGCATCATCACGGACGCGATCGACCTCGAGGCCGGCGACGAGGGCCCCGTGGCCACCCAGTCGGTGTTCGCGGCGTCCTTCACCACCAAGTCCCGTGTCATCAAGGGCACCCCGGTCATCACGGTCAAGCCCAACAGCGCCGCCGTGGAGGCCGCCCCGGCCGCCGGCGCGGTCGAGGCCCTGTCCGTGACCTTCTCCGACAAGGCGACCGGCACCAAGGTCACCGCCCGCACCCCGCGTGAGTCGACGGGCCGTCCGGAGCTGACCGAGGCCGCGATCGTGGTCTCCGGTGGCCGTGGCGTGAACGGTGCCGAGAACTTCTCGATCATCGAGGCCCTCGCCGACTCCCTCGGTGCGGCCGTCGGCGCCTCGCGCGCCGCGGTGGACGCGGGCTGGTACCCGCACACCAACCAGGTCGGCCAGACCGGCAAGTCGGTCTCGCCGCAGCTGTACATCGCCAACGGCATCTCGGGCGCGATCCAGCACCGTGCCGGTATGCAGACCTCGAAGACGATCGTCGCCGTCAACAAGGACGCCGAGGCCCCGATCTTCGAGCTGGTCGACTACGGCGTGGTCGGCGACCTCTTCGACGTCGTCCCGCAGCTGACCGACGAGATCAAGGCCCGCAAGGGCTGA